In a single window of the Gadus chalcogrammus isolate NIFS_2021 chromosome 20, NIFS_Gcha_1.0, whole genome shotgun sequence genome:
- the steap3 gene encoding metalloreductase STEAP3, translating into MSVGGMRAPLVVESGSEEEEVEVEVLHSEEELRLSVHPAVGVLGSGDFSRSLCTRLLASGHRALVGSRDPSRLPRGLFPEGTELGSQMEAALGAERVVFVALFPEHYPSLVGLREALAGKVLVDVSNADRLGRGAGGSNAHRLARLFPQSHVVKGFNGVSAWSLQTGAHDGSRQVLICGDGPDSKAGVVQLAHRMGFSPLDMGCLGAAGALEEAPLRAFPSWRGPVLTTLLLFLFLYGYGSMKYVLFPYLASGQNHFYQLPLETVNQTLPAVAMVTLALVYLPGLLAAGLQLRRGTKYRRFPSWLDCWLGSRKQLGLLSFLCAGLHGIYSMCLSIRRAAQYNLLNAAYRQVRAEIPNSWVEEKVWRSDLYLSSGILGFGVLCVLALTSLPSVGNTLNWREFTFVQSGMGYAALTLTVMHTLFFGWDMAFSPGSYSFYLPPMFVLALVLPCVVLVGRLLLALPCLACRLTMIRRGWETKRPRTDQEVGITNGVVADG; encoded by the exons ATGTCTGTGGGGGGGATGAGAGCCCCCCTGGTTGTGGAGTCCGgatccgaggaggaggaggtggaggtggaggtcctccACAGCGAGGAGGAGCTCAGGCTCAGTGTCCACCCTGCGGTGGGCGTCCTGGGCTCCGGAGatttctcccgctctctctgcaCCAGGCTGCTGGCCTCCGGTCACCGTGCGCTGGTGGGCAGCCGGGACCCCTCCCGTCTCCCCAGGGGCCTCTTCCCCGAGGGGACGGAGCTGGGGTCGCAGATGGAGGCGGCGCTGGGTGCGGAGAGGGTGGTCTTCGTGGCTCTGTTTCCTGAGCACTACCCCAGCCTGGTGGGCCTGAGGGAGGCTCTGGCCGGGAAGGTGCTGGTGGACGTCAGCAACGCGGACAGGCTGGGCCGCGGTGCGGGGGGGTCCAACGCCCACAGGCTGGCCCGGCTGTTCCCCCAGAGCCACGTGGTGAAGGGCTTCAACGGGGTCTCCGCCTGGAGTCTCCAGACCGGGGCCCATGATGGCAGCAGGCAG GTGCTGATCTGCGGTGACGGCCCTGACTCCAAGGCGGGGGTGGTGCAGCTGGCCCACCGCATGGGCTTCAGCCCCCTGGACATGGGCTGCCTGGGGGCCGCGGGGGCGCTCGAGGAGGCCCCCCTGCGCGCCTTCCCCTCGTGGCGGGGGCCGGTCctcaccaccctcctcctcttcctcttcctgtacgGCTACGGCTCTATGAAGTACGTGCTCTTCCCGTACCTGGCGTCTGGCCAGAACCACTTCTATCAGCTGCCCCTGGAGACCGTCAACCAGACGCTGCCGGCCGTCGCCATGGTGACCCTGGCGCTGGTCTACCTGCCAG GTTTGCTGGCTGCAGGCCTTCAGCTGAGGAGGGGAACCAAGTATAGGAGGTTTCCCAGCTGGCTGGACTGCTGGCTGGGCAGCCGCAAGCAGCTGGGCCTGCTAAGCTTTCTGTGTGCGGGGCTGCATGGTATCTACAGTATGTGTCTCTCCATACGCAGGGCTGCCCAGTACAACCTCCTCAACGCAGCCtacagacag GTGAGGGCAGAGATTCCTAACTCCtgggtggaggagaaagtgtGGCGGTCAGACCTTTACTTGTCAAGTGGAATTCTGGGATTTGGAGTTCTCTGTGTGTTGGCCCTTACCTCTCTTCCCTCAGTGGGAAACACCTTAAACTGGAGGGAGTTCACGTTTGTCCAG tcgggCATGGGCTACGCAGCGCTGACGCTGACCGTGATGCACACGCTCTTCTTCGGCTGGGACATGGCCTTCTCCCCGGGCTCGTACTCCTTCTACCTCCCCCCCATGTTTGTCCTGGCCCTGGTGCTGCCCTGCGTGGTGCTAGTGGGCAGGCTGCTGCTCGCCCTGCCCTGCCTCGCCTGCAGGCTGACAATGATCCGCCGCGGCTGGGAGACCAAGAGGCCCCGGACAGACCAGGAAGTAGGGATAACCAATGGGGTTGTGGCAGACGGCTGA